One window from the genome of Elaeis guineensis isolate ETL-2024a chromosome 5, EG11, whole genome shotgun sequence encodes:
- the LOC105045221 gene encoding probable indole-3-pyruvate monooxygenase YUCCA10: protein MEEVVVIVGAGPSGLAVAACLTSHCIPNIILERDDCIASIWRKRCYNRVTLHLGKQYCELPHAKHPPATPTFIPKDEFIRYLDDYASRFQLRVLLRRNVESAEFDAAAGRWRVAARNLDSSVAEEYLARYLVVASGENDCMVVPEIPGLDGFDGPVLHSCRYRSGSDFKGKNVLVVGCGNSGTEIAFDLADSGAKTSIVVRNQVHLVTKEIWLFGMFIMKFLPLHWVDMIVLFLCYIVFGNTSKYGIHRPTKGPMYLKANSPIYPVVDVGAFKKIKSGEIQVLPSIANIKGNSVTLSDGKQYHFDAIILATGYRSAIKTWLKSDDYLIGDDGMAKQKFPDHWKGRNGLYCAGLLRRGIYGSAEDAFSIANDISKSYQIDQGQTLEKVPKPAKV from the exons atggaggAGGTGGTGGTGATAGTCGGAGCTGGCCCGTCAGGGCTCGCCGTGGCGGCATGTCTCACTTCGCACTGCATCCCAAATATAATTCTGGAGCGCGACGACTGCATCGCGTCTATCTGGCGCAAGCGCTGCTACAACCGCGTAACCCTCCACCTCGGCAAGCAGTACTGCGAGCTTCCCCACGCGAAGCACCCGCCCGCCACCCCGACGTTCATCCCCAAGGACGAATTCATCCGCTACCTCGACGACTACGCGTCTCGCTTCCAGCTTCGCGTCCTGCTTCGCCGCAACGTGGAGTCTGCGGAGTTCGACGCGGCCGCCGGGAGGTGGCGCGTTGCAGCGAGGAATCTGGACTCGAGCGTTGCAGAGGAGTACCTGGCGAGGTACCTCGTGGTGGCCAGTGGGGAGAATGATTGCATGGTGGTACCGGAGATTCCCGGTCTGGATGGGTTCGACGGGCCGGTTTTGCACTCGTGTCGGTACCGGTCCGGTTCCGACTTCAAGGGGAAGAATGTCCTGGTGGTTGGCTGTGGGAATTCTGGGACGGAGATTGCTTTTGATCTGGCTGACTCTGGTGCCAAGACCTCTATCGTGGTCAGAAATCAG GTTCATCTAGTAACGAAGGAGATATGGCTGTTTGGTATGTTCATCATGAAATTTTTGCCATTACATTGGGTGGACATGATTGTTCTTTTTCTCTGTTATATCGTGTTTGGAAATACATCCAAGTATGGCATACATAGACCAACCAAGGGCCCCATGTATTTGAAAGCAAACAGCCCAATCtatcctgttgtcgatgtcggtgcATTCAAGAAAATAAAATCTGGAGAAATTCAG GTTCTGCCTTCAATAGCTAACATAAAAGGCAATAGTGTGACATTGTCGGATGGAAAGCAGTATCATTTTGATGCCATAATTCTTGCTACAGGCTATAGAAGTGCAATAAAAACATGGCTCAAG AGTGATGATTACCTAATTGGTGATGATGGAATGGCTAAGCAAAAATTTCCAGATCACTGGAAAGGGAGAAATGGGCTTTACTGTGCAGGGCTTCTAAGAAGAGGAATTTATGGGTCTGCTGAGGATGCATTTAGTATAGCTAATGACATTAGTAAAAGCTATCAAATTGACCAAGGCCAAACATTGGAGAAGGTGCCAAAGCCTGCAAAAGTGTAA